The Triticum aestivum cultivar Chinese Spring chromosome 5A, IWGSC CS RefSeq v2.1, whole genome shotgun sequence genomic sequence CACTGGAGATGAGGCAGATGAAGAGCTCATTGTACCCAGTAGCCTTGCAAAATCAGTCCATCGCGCTCCAGGAACGGCGTAGCCTTGGTGCAAGCAGCCTAGTCAGGTAATTAAGTTCAGAGAGTAATATAGTGTATTTTCtattaactactccctctgtaacaaAATATAAGATATTTTTCAATGCCCTATGCAAAAccaaaaaaatgtcttacattttggTACAGAGGCAATATAAAAGTAACAAATACCTGTAAATAAGACGAAGAACAGTGAACTGCACTATATCTTTCTAAACATTGTATTACTTGGGTCTTTCATTCATATCTACTAACAACAATAATTCTCCGCTGATTTCTTTTACGTGACAATCAAGTGGTTAGAGGAGACTTAGATTGAGCAAAAATTCAATATATGGGCATGCTGAATAAGATTAACACACCTGTTAGCTCATTTGTATAACTCTGGGGATCATATTATCAAAAATGTATATCTTGAGCTTACAATCCAGGCAAAGAATTTGATAAAGTTTACTAACCTGCATGCAGTTTACTCGGTGATGAAACATTAGCATATACAAAACCACTAAACACAGTTTACATACAAACTTTTAGGAAGTGTGGTTCGCATCAATTGCAGAAATAGTGTACAACAAGAAAATAAGTACAAAGTTGCTACTTCATAACTAGTGAAAACATAACAATTTACATAAACACATAAAGATATACACAAGCATATTAACTCAGTTGTTACCTTTGCAGGTAtccggatgatccctacgatcgttTGTGGTGGCCATCAAACGGTACCTCACGGTGGCTGAATCTATCGACAACAAGTGAAATTAAACATTATTTAACTGATGAAGTTGAGGTACCAATTAGAGTGCTCCAAACTGCCGTCACCTCGCCTACCACCTCCATCCCTCTCAACTTGTCGTGGACAGTTCCTTCTGCCTGGCTGGCCATGGCACCGCCTGGGTACTACCTCAATTTGTATTATACTGATTTCCAGAATCAACACAAACGGGAATTTGATATATACTACAATGGCTTCCTGTGGGAGGCAAATAATCGGCCAGTCAGCCCAGTCTATCTCTTTGCAGACTATACAACTGCCACCACTATAGTCACTGATGCCAGCGGTTTCTACAATGTCTGCATCATCGCTACCAACACCTCTGTGCTCCCTCCCATACTAAGTGCATACGAGATATACTACCTCATCCAGCATGATGATACTGCAACCGATACACAAGATGGTACGTCCACATTCCGATCTCCCTTGGTTCCAGCCAACGGAGAAGAGTTCTCTGCATAATTGTGAAGTCATGGTTTGCCATTTTCACATGTGTTAAGAGAAAATGATAAATACAAAGATGCAAAGAGAAACAACTAAGACCCTTACGCTGAATAAAAAAAGGCAACAAATTTAGGATAATGTCTGGTTCACCATAGGGTCCTACAAATAATACACTTCACACCATTCCAAATATTGAGACGTGAAATCATTTGTGCAAACACGAACATGGTAGGTATCCAGTACAAAAGCCAATTTTGGGCACAAAGCAACTTTTGGCTAGGTATCGGATCAACACTTACTTTCTTGCAAATAAGTTCTAGATGTAGTTCATGGTTGTGGTGCCATTCTTTAAAATTAAGCTTCAGATTAACAGTGCGTTAGAAGACAAGACAAGTTTGCTCAGAACACATCTAACTTTTATTTAATTTTCCTATCCTTTTTATTTATAACTTGTCAGAATTTTCTTACCTTTTCTACTCTTTATGTAGATTATGTTGAATAAACGTAAACTTGAAACACTAAATGTATAAGGCTAGTAATTTTCTGAATTTTCATGCTGATTTGGTACTTACACTAAATCTTTGCACTTTTGTATAAGATACCTCTGCAACATTCAGCTTCTTGAACTTCTCACTTGTTTCTCTTCATTGCAAATGATTTTCCATCCTAACTAGCTGCACATAACTATATGTACTTCATGCGTTCATTCACAACTTTTCTGATGCTATTTGGTAAAGGATGGGGACATGTATCTCTACTCGGGAATAGTAATTGCATTTGCCCCTACCAGTTTCCAAGTTTATCAATTACTTTAATCAGGACCCTGTAGCCCTTCTTTCAAGGGGTTACAACCAGCACCATCTCCAAATATGCAAATGCCTATGGCATTTCATGTGTACTTCATACAAAAATCATATATACTGCTAATACTTCACACATCATGTGTATTCATTGTAATTTCAGACTGGTTTTAATTCTGAAATCTGAATAGGTGAAGAAATCCTTAAactgaagaaaaaaaggagaaacatCACAGATAACTCACATAGGAATACCAGATTGTAGTATGCATTGCAAATTAATAACTTTTTTTCAGTTCATAAGGTTAATAGGGTTGTCCCTAATTATACTATTGTAGTATGCTAATTTCATGCTTTGTTCTATCATTTTTATTCTCTTAGTTGAAGCAATGATGAATATCAAAAGTGAATACCAAGTCGAGAAGAACTGGATGGGTGACCCATGTTTACCCGAAAAATATACATGGATTGGATTGACATGTAGAAGTGATGGAGTGACATCAAGAGTAAAAACTTTGTAAGTCTTTGGTTAATTTTTTCATACTACTTTCGAATTAATAAAGCTGGCACTGAATTTTGGTTCCAAGTGTGTGAGATTATCCAGATTTAAACCCTAATCTAAATCATCCAGCGGATTAATTATTGTTTTTCCAACATAGTAGCACTAACATAGTACATCATTTTTTCAGGGACATGTCCAACAGTGATTTGCAAGGTGCAATATCTGAACAATTTTCTTTTTTGAAATCACTCCAATACTTGTGAGTATAATTTTATAAAAGTTTGTTTTCTTAGTTAATAGCTCGAAATTCTGTCAGTAAGTGGTATGTTTTCAAAATCTATTTCAGGAATTTGTCATTCAATAATTTAAATGGACCAGTGCCCGATTCTTTGACAAACTTATTGTCCCTTCGTGTCCTGTAAGTCCTATGCTTTGGCAGTTTATGAAACAAGACAGTCATATAGATTGATTGGGGATGATTTGTTGTCTTTTTTTTCTGCAGCGATCTATCAGGGAATCATCTTGATGGTCCAATTCCTGAAGCTTTATGCATGGCACGCTCACTTACTTTAAGGTCTGGATctctttcttctctttgattttgcTCCATAGATGCTGATACAATTTTAAAGCAGACCTCCTTGAGGCCGACTTGTAAGAATTGGAATGCAACATCTACAGATTTAGGGTGAAATAAAAAGCAACATATTAAGTGTTTATTTTTACTCTGATGTCTAGTATATCAACCTCTGGAACATCCATATATGCCTTCATCCAATTCATTAGAGCAATTTTTTAATGTAATTTTAGGTATGACACCATAAATGGAGATCCATGCAATGGAAAATCACCACATAAGGAAAACACCCTCCTCATAACTGTCGTAGCAGTACCTGTGGTGATAATGGCATTGCTGGCATGTACATTGACAGTGTTTTGTTTCTGCAGAAAGCAAGGTAGATATATGTCCTGTTAATTCTTACAAATTTGGTTTATTTCAAGATACGAGTTCTAATGATTTCGACTTTTTTCCTTTGCTGCAACAAATGATTTATCAAGATTCAGTTCCAAGTGTGCTACTGGGATGTGTTGATCTGCCAGGTCCCAAAAGTCAAGAAAACTGTAAAGGTCATATACACACATCCGACAGCCGTGAATTCACATATGTGGAGTTGGTTGCAATAACAAACAATTTTTCCGCATGCATTGGTGAAGGAGGTTATGGACCTGTCTTCCATGGCCAATTAAAAGATGGTACCCAGGTTGCTGTCAAGATGCATTCTCCAACATCAGCAACAGGAAAAGGGATGGAAGAGTTTTTAGCTGAGGTATTTAATTTGAATCTATAGAGTATGACAGGCAATTTTTATAAGTATGCATTCCAAGCAGAATATAGATTCAATTGTCCAAGGATTTCTCATGTTATTCGTAGTATACTGAAAAGATTTGTGAAATTATGGGTATATGAAGTTTGTAGATCATTAGGTAAGATAAATAACAGGTGGAACTAATAAATGCATATCCAATATTGTAACTTGCCAGGCGAAAGGGATAACGATTCCATCACTTCCATAATATCATTTTGAAACTGACTTTCAGAACTAAAAACACTTCTGCAGGGTCTCAGACtctaaatttattttattttattttgtaggtTGGGAGCTTAACAACCGTGCACCATAGGTATCTCGTTGTGCTGGTTGGCTACTGCACTGACAAGGACCATTTAGCTCTAATTTATGAGTACATGCCTAATGGAAGTCTTTATGATAACATACAAGGTTCGTAATTTGCAAATTCCAAAATTATAATCCCGGACTTCCTTGCGAAATCCCTTTCCTAAAGAAAAAAACTATGATTAGTAGTACTATGTATCATTGTTCTTTAGAGATCATGCAATGTACAAAACTATTTACATGATTTTAAGCCTTCATTAAATGCATCTTGTGTTACTCACTTTGCGACCGCATCCGGATAAATTGTTAGCTTTTACAACTTCAATTGTGATACTTCAGGCAGAAATGCAATTGTTCAGACACTGGGATGGCGTGATCGAGCACGGATTGCACTTGAAGCTGCCCAAGGTGTACTTTGGAGGAAACACTGCATTTCTTGATTTTGCCAGTTAAATGCACAAGCAATATATGATAACATGTATTATCTTACATAGGTTTGGACTACTTGCACACGGGATGCGTATTACCA encodes the following:
- the LOC123106974 gene encoding senescence-induced receptor-like serine/threonine-protein kinase, with amino-acid sequence MGLNRSMGCTIPCFLIFLAASLLHVHVHSDADSLDEGFISIDCGLPGGSSYLDEKTGFNYTSDDGYINTGENHNISVEYNALELLRSSLNLRSFPNGGRNCYTLSPATTGLKYLVRATFLHGNYDGKERDLVRLPLVFDLYMGLHFWDRISVSSTTTMYVAEAIFVAEVSSISVCLIDIGSGTAFVSSLEMRQMKSSLYPVALQNQSIALQERRSLGASSLVRYPDDPYDRLWWPSNGTSRWLNLSTTSEIKHYLTDEVEVPIRVLQTAVTSPTTSIPLNLSWTVPSAWLAMAPPGYYLNLYYTDFQNQHKREFDIYYNGFLWEANNRPVSPVYLFADYTTATTIVTDASGFYNVCIIATNTSVLPPILSAYEIYYLIQHDDTATDTQDVEAMMNIKSEYQVEKNWMGDPCLPEKYTWIGLTCRSDGVTSRVKTLDMSNSDLQGAISEQFSFLKSLQYLNLSFNNLNGPVPDSLTNLLSLRVLDLSGNHLDGPIPEALCMARSLTLRYDTINGDPCNGKSPHKENTLLITVVAVPVVIMALLACTLTVFCFCRKQDSVPSVLLGCVDLPGPKSQENCKGHIHTSDSREFTYVELVAITNNFSACIGEGGYGPVFHGQLKDGTQVAVKMHSPTSATGKGMEEFLAEVGSLTTVHHRYLVVLVGYCTDKDHLALIYEYMPNGSLYDNIQGRNAIVQTLGWRDRARIALEAAQGLDYLHTGCVLPIIHRDLKAHNILLGHDMVAKISDFGLSKSYINVAQSHISVTAAGTLGYIDPEYCVSGRLTTSSDVFSFGVVLLEIVTGEPPILPTPVHIVQRVKEKVIMGDIEAIVDRRLHCQYDFSSIWKVVDMALLCTREVSSERPTMSMVVAQLKDALALEESRVSSSTISQVGSNVDLSISWVASGR